Within Lepus europaeus isolate LE1 chromosome 8, mLepTim1.pri, whole genome shotgun sequence, the genomic segment taattattactttaaaaaagtttatttcaccTTATCCATATTGCAAAAGCTTTTTTATGTATGCCTTTTCTATCTTTCTCCTTTGCATTCCCTATTTTCTTACTCTTGCTTTCAAACTCTCTCAGGATTTCAAGTTCAtagaattaaattaattaatgtgtTGTTATTATCATCTAGATAATAATTATCTCttgtttcacacacacatacatacaacacacacacactttaaaatCCTCATTCCCTGATTTTATTTCTCTCCCCTGCTGCACAGTGATTATAATCATGTGCTTGATATGTACCCTTAAATTTTTATATCCTTGTTATGTATGTTGTGTAGGTATGAATTGTTATTTTGTCCAGTgctttttatttgcctttttttagaaaaaaaacttttatttatttgtttgaaaggcagagagaaagaaagctcccatctgctggttcattctctaaacatCCCCTACAGCCAAGGCTCAGCCAAGTTGATGCCAGAAATCAGGAATTCAAGCtgggcctccaacatgggtggtgggcacccaagtatttgagctatcacctgctgctttacaaggtgtgcattaataggaagctggaatttggagcagagctgggacttgatctctgatatgggatttgagcagagcatcttaactgccttgccaaatgcctgccctttcaGTACTGTTTTTAACATTCACGTTGCTGTAGTTACTGTAATCAGGTGATTTATCTAGTCATTTCAAAATGGGCTATTTTTGCATTCTGGAAATAATGGAGCCCATTATTTTTGATTTCTGCATTATTGTCCTAATGTTTAACCTGGGAtcattttattctaatatttGAAAGTCTAAATTTTGTTCTCAGTGGGGAGTGGAAATCAACTCAGTTATCTAAAATAGCATTTTAGTTATTAGACTAAtgcaaattagaagaaaaattccaaaattgATGTAATTTTACTCTGGTGTACTTGTTTCCTGGCATGCATATGCATagatagttctttttttattttttatacttaaatatatacaatctttATTATCTTCCAATAAAGCtgaaaagaattggaaaaaatatatgGGACTTCTATATACAAATTAACAATATGTAGGTTGATCAGTAAAAAACTAGATTACTCTTTCATAAAAATCTTGCAGAGAATTGTTTACCAATAACTTCACTAAGGACCATGATACAAAAGCAACCAGAAAGTAAACTATCTGAAAATGctttaataaataaacatataatctCCTTTATATTACTCTCCTTACAACAATTTCTGGAAGTCAAATTTTAGACATCAActaatattttaacataaaacaCGTTGATGGTAGTTTTATAACAATTTCATGCTGATTTGTATGCTGATACAATATTAGTAACCATAAAATGCAACAAGTATTATGGTCAAGATTAAAGATTCTAAATTACTAGAAATCTctaaaatatgaaacattttaGGTATtatcactgaatttttaaaaatgggaaaatttgtaaacttttaaaattatcggcttattttaaaaaatatattaagttcTAAAAATACGTATCAGGATGGGAGGCTGAAGGGGAGGCCGTGTCTGAGACGAGGTCGATGAGCAGCTGCCAGACCTCAGTGTAAGCAGGGTCACAACTAGGCTTAGTCATGGAAAGACGTCCTCCACGGACGCTTTCCCTCTCATTTATACTACTGCTTGTCTTCCCTAAAGTCCTTGCTTTGGCTCTAACTCCCAGTAACCCTTCATCCTGAATACACACTTTTTTAGCTTGTTCACTCTTTTTTGCCCCACAGTTATAAAACACTGTGCTTCGGTGAGCTATCAATCTGTGGAGGAGAAAAATCACAGAGGAATCAATGGTGAAACTTTACCCAAGTGTGAGAGCGCTAAACAATATAACCGATTAATCATTGTTTGCCCAAAAgcattctttgtttctcttccaaGTTGAAGATGACTCTtcatacatttcctttttccatatgggcaccttggCTTTTAAATTATCAATGGCATAGCTCACAGCTTCAAGGGATGCAGCCCTGTGGGCTGAGGACACAGCAATGATTATGCTTGCTTCTGACACCGGAACTAAGCCAAGTTGATGgaacactgctgtgtgtgtgactggCCATTTCTGCCTGATGTCACTACAGATTTTCCTGACCTCGTTTTCTGCCATTGGTAGATAAGCTTCATATTCTAAGCTAACGACTTTCTTCCCTTCAAAGTTATTTCTCGTAATCCCTACAAACAGGGACACTGCACCACAGGGTGGAGAAATCACCAACTGCGAGACCTCATCCACGGAAAGTTTCTCAGCAGTGAATTTTATTATATCATTAGGTTTCTCTTCAACATCATCCATATCTTTCCTGCATGGCTTAAATGCACTAGCCTCCACTAATGGGGCGGATAACAGCAATTTCGTCTCCGGGCTGAAGCCGGAAGAACTGATCTCCAAGCTCAACATATTCTTGACGAACGGCAGATATCACCTGATTTCTAACATCAGCCAACCCAGGATGTcaaatttctgtctctttccacaGCTGCGATGCTTTTATTTCTTGGGGCACAGACATGGTCTCTGAACGAACTCCTGCTATTTCAGCACTCTTTGCAAAATACAATACTTCAACCTGGCACCGCTACACTATCGCTCCGAGGACCCCGGGACTGACTTAAAGGTGCAGAGGCCAATGGGCAGGCCTCATAGATAGTTCTTATACAGTAATTGAAGGAAGCATTCTAAAGCGTACAGGATTACTATGAGCTGTGATCCACCAGGTATAAACctcaatatttttcatttatgagGCCCATAGTGCAGAGATCCACTCATCCTAAATCCAAGCCTTCCAAGGAACAACTGTAGCCCATATACACAAAGCAGCCTTTCGTGTTGTCCCATTTCTTAAATATGTGAGGAGAACTAAAGGGTGGTGAGACAGTTGAAGAAAGCTTGCATAATACAAgagaataaaacaaatgaaacctGGAACACACAGACTATTTAgagaagaaaatttagaaatgatctcatatctggaaaaacattTCCTCATTTTGCCTTTAAGTCCTGAGCTTTTACAATGAATATAACCTTCAACACAATAATTTTTTAGCTCATatctatagaagaaaaatttatgTCCCCAAGctcattaaaatattctttttaaaatatttatttatttgaaaggcagagttacagagaggcagaggcagaggcagagagagagagagagagagagagagaaagaaagaagaagaagagagagaggggtcttctatccaccagttcgctccccaaatggtctcaatggccggagcagggccagtctgaagccaggaacctggaactccttccaggtctctcatgtgggtgtaggggtccaagaacctgggccatcctccactgttttcccagcccaaagcagagctggatcagaagtagagcagccaggactcgaaccggcacccatatgagaagccggcactacaggcggtggctttacctgctacacctcagtgCCGGTCCTTgtcattaaaatattctaaacaagATGATATGTAGGAAAAAAGTCATAGTACAAATACAGTTGAACATCAAAATCACTAGTAGTAGTTTTGGAAAAATCTGCCTAATGTTGgtgaaagaatatgtattctattTGTTGGTGCCACTAAGAGAAGCATTGCATCATTTGAGTCAATGGGGCCCATTCTTAACAACTGACAATTCTCAAAGAAGGCTGGCTTTAAGAAGTTGCAAAAGTTGTGGGAGAATTCTTTAAATGTCATTCTGAGGCATCAGCAAGCTCTGAACTTGTTCAGGATATCAGTCTGAAAAAGCTAGTCATAGTGAAAAACTGAAAAGTATTCAGTCAAACCACTGCCTGCTGAAACTAATTTGCAGGCCACACTGATACAATGAGAAACATTACCTTTGAACCTGGGGGGCTGTGATTGCATGATGTGTTTTGGGGCACCATTCCAAGAATTCTATAAGCATGAACTTCAGAGCAAGTGAAGCTCGATTTTACGGTTTTTCATCCTACAGCAACACCTCGCTCCTCTGAAGATCCATTTGGGATTCCTTGCCTCagcatgaaaatgaaaatctctGCCAGTTTCTGGGTGTCATGGTTTCCTTATGTTACCCTTCTGCCATCCACCCCACCCATGACATCACTTTCCACAACCACTGACCATGACTATATTTTCGACCTTCCCCTTTCAGCTTTCTTCACTCTGTTTCCTTCATGAATGACAAATCAAATAATTACtttgattttggtgcaaactttatattttttaaaaaatatttctttgctgAGTGCTAGTTGATTTGCCTTGTTACCCATACAGAAGAGCAAACATAGAAACAATTTGATGGCAATCACtttaatttatttctggaatCAGGGCAGCATTTTAAGCATTTGATATATTAAATGATGGTGTAACCGTCttagttacattttaaaaaatgtattgggaatttaatttgacatttTAAGTAGTGGGAAATTGGTTACAAGTATACATTTCCATACAAGATGTCTCATTGTCAGGAAAGGGTTGCTGATATTAAGTGGGGTAAATTTCTGGACTTAAGAAGATACTGAATTCGTAAATCAAGTACAAGCTTCTCTTGAAAGAAGTAtcttaatatcaagaaaaatatttccaagtaaAAATATGATTGCCCAAATTATACACAAATTAGAAGGTTTGGACAATAGAAACAAGAAGATCTCCATACtgtgaaacaaagaaaatttacacaaccaaaaaaaaaaatcaagaacaggTGTAATCATAGGAGAATCAATGCAGGGATTCCAACACCTGATTagtaggatttatttttaaaaaaaaagtatagagatGAAGGATCACACATACAAAACTGCAGAACAGTATCTCTCATGAATttaaacacaaaaatcctcaatatattaatggataaaataaaaatgcatagaaaGGATTTCATACTATGACTAAGTGAgttttatcccaggtatgcaaggATGGCTCAACCTTCAAAAGTTAATGTAATGTATATCAACAAgctaaagagaaagaagaatatGATCATGTCAGTTGATGCCAGAAAAGCAAaagggtaatgaaccagcagaggcaagatctctctctctctctctctctctctctctctctctctctctctctctcccctctctccctgtgtgtgtgtggattttatcattttcagataaaaatgaaaataagtatagTTTTttagagttcatggaaaattctgtgaattataaaaaagctatgaatttcaaaaaaatttgcaccaacaTAAAGCTACCTTTTGATTCCATTGTTTCCACAGATATGTTGAAGTACCAGCATAGAGTATTAAAGTTCCCAAGTCACAGAATAACTTAAGAGTGCTTTGTAATGATCTTATGCTAAATAGAAATAATTATCAGAGGGCTGAGATTCTAGAAGAGGCAAACCACATGCCTCTCAAAATATTTAGCAGttattattttcatcttcagTCTGTACAATTTAAATTGGCAGATTTTTCAATGGATGTTGTGTAAGTCAACTTTGGGGGTTGTAATCTCTTCTTTAAAGTTGCAGATGGTTTGCCTGTTGGAACCCCAGCAAATTACACTAGGTgcagctggagctgctggagTAGGAACAGGGCTGGAGCCTGAGCCCATCATCCTCCTCTGCATTGGGTCTGCCCTTCCATTCTCTGCAGCTCCGGCATTTTCATGCAGAAGCACAGTACTTAGAACAGTGATTGGAAGCCACCAGCCAGGAGCCTTCTGTTGAAGAATTCTATAGTTCTTTCCCCCATGCTTCTTAGTCGTGACTTGTGGAATGATTCCAATTTTACCACTCTCCCACTATAGGATGTGATTGAGGGGGGATGAATAGGATTCAAGATTTGATAAAGGTGTTCATTGCCAGCTGATTAAGAAGCATATAATCTATTAGGTCACTATTTCAAATAGTGGTTGCATACAGTAGcacttttattttaagcttgtttatatttaatgtttatgtatttattttcatctatttgaaaggcagggcaagagagagggaggaagggaaggagggagggaaggagagagagaaagaagaagaagaagaagaaggagaagaaggagaagaagaagaagaaagagagagagagagagagagaaacacttccattcactggttcacttatCCAAATGACACAACAACCAAGGCTTGGCAGGCCAATGCCggaatcctggaactccatccatgtttcccacgtagatggcaggagcctgagcacttgcactatcatcttctgcctcccaggatgaagtagcaggaagctggatgggaagtggagcagctgggactccagcactccaatatgggatacatgCGGCATCTCAAGCGGTCACTTAACTTATTgtgtcacaacacccaccctacctttcttttataaaatagaaaatgtctattctttttattttttaccaccCTTTGAACAAATTCTTCAGAGTGGTTATTAACATTAGAGACTTTTATGCAATTTTAGCTCATCATGTCACTTTCTAAATTAATAGAACAATGTTTTTAATCTCTTCTCTAAATGGATACTTCATTGCTTTCATGCTGTCCTTACATATAGATTCCTTTTCAAGTCACTAGGACACTAGGTAGACTATAAACACTAATCAAAATGATTTCAGTTCCCCAGCATCATGGTTTGAAATGATGAGATTTTGAATCATTTGAATTATTGAGAATATCTCTGTGTGTGGTAGAGTTGCAGAATGGTAAGATACTGAATACCATTCTCATTACAAACAAaggatttatattttaagaaaaatataagttagagataaaaattaaaaatagtaggTATTAAACCAAAGCATTTGTTTTATCtagtatgtaaaaaaaaaaaaactattgtggTTTCTTATGCAAGAGTTGGAAGAAAAGGAGGTAAATTACTGTAGTAATAGTACACATAGCAGGAATATCATCAAGatagtataaatatatatgctacaTTTTAGGAAAACTACCTTCTAGGAAAAAGGTGGTAAAAAAGAAGTATATCAAACAAGTTACTTGATTACAAGCAACAGTAGATAACCGGGTAGCCTACAAGCAGGAAGCGTCTTGGAAGGCTGTTGAGGCTCA encodes:
- the LOC133765550 gene encoding molybdopterin synthase catalytic subunit-like, with product MLSLEISSSGFSPETKLLLSAPLVEASAFKPCRKDMDDVEEKPNDIIKFTAEKLSVDEVSQLVISPPCGAVSLFVGITRNNFEGKKVVSLEYEAYLPMAENEVRKICSDIRQKWPVTHTAVFHQLGLVPVSEASIIIAVSSAHRAASLEAVSYAIDNLKAKVPIWKKEMYEESSSTWKRNKECFWANND